A single window of Betta splendens chromosome 11, fBetSpl5.4, whole genome shotgun sequence DNA harbors:
- the LOC114866125 gene encoding uncharacterized protein LOC114866125 isoform X6, protein MGCIGSRTITADAVPVRKDGDQLSMEDTTSILPRLKRKSTNAYGIGALAKSSLSGVTRSMKDKVTKPTAMAQGRVAHMIEWQSWGKPSAGPLGGAGHTNLQREKERRLENDAYSDLSDGEKEARFAAGIMQQFAISEATLFGWNSLDGESMGAGSNQGSVAHLSEVNQESITSRDQMLHSSADVWPHTYVSQGLYCLSSSDAWDPITSQPSGVASPAAGSYIMAAGGSGGACGTPGEGFEGTVGGFIQQHQAQLALQQQSQLQQLQQLQQLHHYQQQQLLQYQQQQQSMEHRLHSASHSLQATPNSTIHSLGPPTHPRLADLWGAAQVEAHQVEIVGQLAGQMADMVVGVVETVGEEPEPEGIPEQHEDEDEELTKVEEVTLTLEPEPCSLTPSPLREDASTRGSSPGIPTQSVECAAERTPFDVVPCVVQSMEERDEAAEEGAVVVVATN, encoded by the exons ATGGGCTGCATCGGATCCCGCACGATCA CAGCGGATGCGGTGCCGGTACGGAAAGATGGAGATCAG TTGTCCATGGAGGACACTACTTCCATTCTGCCTCGTCTCAAGAGGAAGTCCACCAACGCCTATGGGATCGGTGCCTTGGCTAAGTCCTCTCTGTCAG GTGTGACGCGATCCATGAAAGACAAGGTGACCAAGCCCACAGCCATGGCCCAGGGGCGCGTGGCTCACATGATAGAGTGGCAGAGCTGGGGCAAACCGTCGGCCGGGCCGCTGGGCGGAGCCGGACACACCAacctgcagagggagaaagagaggaggctggagaacGACGCCTACAGCGACCTGAGCGACGGGGAGAAGGAGGCTCGCTTCGCTGCAG GCATCATGCAGCAATTCGCCATCTCTGAAGCCACTCTGTTCGGCTGGAACTCGTTGGACGGGGAGAGCATGGGAGCCGGCTCCAACCAAGGCAGCGTCGCTCACCTCAGTGAGGTCAACCAGGAAAGCATCACCAGCAGAG ACCAGATGCTCCACTCCTCTGCAGACGTCTGGCCCCACACCTACGTCTCCCAAGGCCTGTACTGCTTGTCGTCCTCCGACGCCTGGGACCCCATCACCAGCCAGCCTTCAGGTGTGGCCTCACCTGCCGCAGGCTCCTACATCATGGCTGCTG gaggcagcggcggcgcgtgcGGGACACCCGGTGAAGGGTTTGAGGGGACGGTGGGAGGCTTcatccagcagcaccaggcccaactggccctgcagcagcagagccagctgcagcagctgcagcagctgcagcagctgcaccactaccagcagcagcagcttctgcagtaccaacagcagcaacag TCTATGGAGCACAGGCTACACAGTGCTTCCCATTCCCTTCAGGCCACTCCCAACAGCACCATCCACAGCCTGGGACCTCCCACCCACCCGCGGCTCGCTGACCTGTGGGGAGCGGCGCAGGTCGAGGCTCACCAG GTGGAGATCGTGGGCCAGCTGGCTGGACAGATGGCTGACATGGTCGTAGGGGTGGTGGAGACAGTCGGggaggaaccagaacctgagggaatccctgagcagcatgaagatgaagacgaggagcTGACAAAG GTGGAAGAGGTGACACTAACCTTGGAGCCAGAGCCGTGCTCCTTGACGCCGTCCCCCCTGAGGGAGGACGCCTCCACCAGAGGCTCCAGCCCTGGAATCCCAACACAGAGCGTGGAATGTGCTGCGGAGAGGACGCCGTTCGACGTTGTGCCCTGCGTCGTCCAGTCGATGGAGGAGAGGGACGAGGCGGCCGAGGAGGGAGCCGTCGTTGTGGTTGCGACCAACTGA
- the LOC114866125 gene encoding uncharacterized protein LOC114866125 isoform X2: MGCIGSRTITADAVPVRKDGDQHGRAEFSWEGINLSMEDTTSILPRLKRKSTNAYGIGALAKSSLSGVSGVTRSMKDKVTKPTAMAQGRVAHMIEWQSWGKPSAGPLGGAGHTNLQREKERRLENDAYSDLSDGEKEARFAAGIMQQFAISEATLFGWNSLDGESMGAGSNQGSVAHLSEVNQESITSRDQMLHSSADVWPHTYVSQGLYCLSSSDAWDPITSQPSGVASPAAGSYIMAAGSGGACGTPGEGFEGTVGGFIQQHQAQLALQQQSQLQQLQQLQQLHHYQQQQLLQYQQQQQSMEHRLHSASHSLQATPNSTIHSLGPPTHPRLADLWGAAQVEAHQVEIVGQLAGQMADMVVGVVETVGEEPEPEGIPEQHEDEDEELTKVEEVTLTLEPEPCSLTPSPLREDASTRGSSPGIPTQSVECAAERTPFDVVPCVVQSMEERDEAAEEGAVVVVATN; encoded by the exons ATGGGCTGCATCGGATCCCGCACGATCA CAGCGGATGCGGTGCCGGTACGGAAAGATGGAGATCAG CATGGTCGTGCCGAGTTTTCCTGGGAAGGAATCAAT TTGTCCATGGAGGACACTACTTCCATTCTGCCTCGTCTCAAGAGGAAGTCCACCAACGCCTATGGGATCGGTGCCTTGGCTAAGTCCTCTCTGTCAGGTgtgtcag GTGTGACGCGATCCATGAAAGACAAGGTGACCAAGCCCACAGCCATGGCCCAGGGGCGCGTGGCTCACATGATAGAGTGGCAGAGCTGGGGCAAACCGTCGGCCGGGCCGCTGGGCGGAGCCGGACACACCAacctgcagagggagaaagagaggaggctggagaacGACGCCTACAGCGACCTGAGCGACGGGGAGAAGGAGGCTCGCTTCGCTGCAG GCATCATGCAGCAATTCGCCATCTCTGAAGCCACTCTGTTCGGCTGGAACTCGTTGGACGGGGAGAGCATGGGAGCCGGCTCCAACCAAGGCAGCGTCGCTCACCTCAGTGAGGTCAACCAGGAAAGCATCACCAGCAGAG ACCAGATGCTCCACTCCTCTGCAGACGTCTGGCCCCACACCTACGTCTCCCAAGGCCTGTACTGCTTGTCGTCCTCCGACGCCTGGGACCCCATCACCAGCCAGCCTTCAGGTGTGGCCTCACCTGCCGCAGGCTCCTACATCATGGCTGCTG gcagcggcggcgcgtgcGGGACACCCGGTGAAGGGTTTGAGGGGACGGTGGGAGGCTTcatccagcagcaccaggcccaactggccctgcagcagcagagccagctgcagcagctgcagcagctgcagcagctgcaccactaccagcagcagcagcttctgcagtaccaacagcagcaacag TCTATGGAGCACAGGCTACACAGTGCTTCCCATTCCCTTCAGGCCACTCCCAACAGCACCATCCACAGCCTGGGACCTCCCACCCACCCGCGGCTCGCTGACCTGTGGGGAGCGGCGCAGGTCGAGGCTCACCAG GTGGAGATCGTGGGCCAGCTGGCTGGACAGATGGCTGACATGGTCGTAGGGGTGGTGGAGACAGTCGGggaggaaccagaacctgagggaatccctgagcagcatgaagatgaagacgaggagcTGACAAAG GTGGAAGAGGTGACACTAACCTTGGAGCCAGAGCCGTGCTCCTTGACGCCGTCCCCCCTGAGGGAGGACGCCTCCACCAGAGGCTCCAGCCCTGGAATCCCAACACAGAGCGTGGAATGTGCTGCGGAGAGGACGCCGTTCGACGTTGTGCCCTGCGTCGTCCAGTCGATGGAGGAGAGGGACGAGGCGGCCGAGGAGGGAGCCGTCGTTGTGGTTGCGACCAACTGA
- the LOC114866125 gene encoding uncharacterized protein LOC114866125 isoform X7, whose amino-acid sequence MKDKVTKPTAMAQGRVAHMIEWQSWGKPSAGPLGGAGHTNLQREKERRLENDAYSDLSDGEKEARFAAGIMQQFAISEATLFGWNSLDGESMGAGSNQGSVAHLSEVNQESITSRDQMLHSSADVWPHTYVSQGLYCLSSSDAWDPITSQPSGVASPAAGSYIMAAGGSGGACGTPGEGFEGTVGGFIQQHQAQLALQQQSQLQQLQQLQQLHHYQQQQLLQYQQQQQSMEHRLHSASHSLQATPNSTIHSLGPPTHPRLADLWGAAQVEAHQVEIVGQLAGQMADMVVGVVETVGEEPEPEGIPEQHEDEDEELTKVEEVTLTLEPEPCSLTPSPLREDASTRGSSPGIPTQSVECAAERTPFDVVPCVVQSMEERDEAAEEGAVVVVATN is encoded by the exons ATGAAAGACAAGGTGACCAAGCCCACAGCCATGGCCCAGGGGCGCGTGGCTCACATGATAGAGTGGCAGAGCTGGGGCAAACCGTCGGCCGGGCCGCTGGGCGGAGCCGGACACACCAacctgcagagggagaaagagaggaggctggagaacGACGCCTACAGCGACCTGAGCGACGGGGAGAAGGAGGCTCGCTTCGCTGCAG GCATCATGCAGCAATTCGCCATCTCTGAAGCCACTCTGTTCGGCTGGAACTCGTTGGACGGGGAGAGCATGGGAGCCGGCTCCAACCAAGGCAGCGTCGCTCACCTCAGTGAGGTCAACCAGGAAAGCATCACCAGCAGAG ACCAGATGCTCCACTCCTCTGCAGACGTCTGGCCCCACACCTACGTCTCCCAAGGCCTGTACTGCTTGTCGTCCTCCGACGCCTGGGACCCCATCACCAGCCAGCCTTCAGGTGTGGCCTCACCTGCCGCAGGCTCCTACATCATGGCTGCTG gaggcagcggcggcgcgtgcGGGACACCCGGTGAAGGGTTTGAGGGGACGGTGGGAGGCTTcatccagcagcaccaggcccaactggccctgcagcagcagagccagctgcagcagctgcagcagctgcagcagctgcaccactaccagcagcagcagcttctgcagtaccaacagcagcaacag TCTATGGAGCACAGGCTACACAGTGCTTCCCATTCCCTTCAGGCCACTCCCAACAGCACCATCCACAGCCTGGGACCTCCCACCCACCCGCGGCTCGCTGACCTGTGGGGAGCGGCGCAGGTCGAGGCTCACCAG GTGGAGATCGTGGGCCAGCTGGCTGGACAGATGGCTGACATGGTCGTAGGGGTGGTGGAGACAGTCGGggaggaaccagaacctgagggaatccctgagcagcatgaagatgaagacgaggagcTGACAAAG GTGGAAGAGGTGACACTAACCTTGGAGCCAGAGCCGTGCTCCTTGACGCCGTCCCCCCTGAGGGAGGACGCCTCCACCAGAGGCTCCAGCCCTGGAATCCCAACACAGAGCGTGGAATGTGCTGCGGAGAGGACGCCGTTCGACGTTGTGCCCTGCGTCGTCCAGTCGATGGAGGAGAGGGACGAGGCGGCCGAGGAGGGAGCCGTCGTTGTGGTTGCGACCAACTGA
- the LOC114866125 gene encoding uncharacterized protein LOC114866125 isoform X5, whose protein sequence is MGCIGSRTITADAVPVRKDGDQLSMEDTTSILPRLKRKSTNAYGIGALAKSSLSGVSGVTRSMKDKVTKPTAMAQGRVAHMIEWQSWGKPSAGPLGGAGHTNLQREKERRLENDAYSDLSDGEKEARFAAGIMQQFAISEATLFGWNSLDGESMGAGSNQGSVAHLSEVNQESITSRDQMLHSSADVWPHTYVSQGLYCLSSSDAWDPITSQPSGVASPAAGSYIMAAGSGGACGTPGEGFEGTVGGFIQQHQAQLALQQQSQLQQLQQLQQLHHYQQQQLLQYQQQQQSMEHRLHSASHSLQATPNSTIHSLGPPTHPRLADLWGAAQVEAHQVEIVGQLAGQMADMVVGVVETVGEEPEPEGIPEQHEDEDEELTKVEEVTLTLEPEPCSLTPSPLREDASTRGSSPGIPTQSVECAAERTPFDVVPCVVQSMEERDEAAEEGAVVVVATN, encoded by the exons ATGGGCTGCATCGGATCCCGCACGATCA CAGCGGATGCGGTGCCGGTACGGAAAGATGGAGATCAG TTGTCCATGGAGGACACTACTTCCATTCTGCCTCGTCTCAAGAGGAAGTCCACCAACGCCTATGGGATCGGTGCCTTGGCTAAGTCCTCTCTGTCAGGTgtgtcag GTGTGACGCGATCCATGAAAGACAAGGTGACCAAGCCCACAGCCATGGCCCAGGGGCGCGTGGCTCACATGATAGAGTGGCAGAGCTGGGGCAAACCGTCGGCCGGGCCGCTGGGCGGAGCCGGACACACCAacctgcagagggagaaagagaggaggctggagaacGACGCCTACAGCGACCTGAGCGACGGGGAGAAGGAGGCTCGCTTCGCTGCAG GCATCATGCAGCAATTCGCCATCTCTGAAGCCACTCTGTTCGGCTGGAACTCGTTGGACGGGGAGAGCATGGGAGCCGGCTCCAACCAAGGCAGCGTCGCTCACCTCAGTGAGGTCAACCAGGAAAGCATCACCAGCAGAG ACCAGATGCTCCACTCCTCTGCAGACGTCTGGCCCCACACCTACGTCTCCCAAGGCCTGTACTGCTTGTCGTCCTCCGACGCCTGGGACCCCATCACCAGCCAGCCTTCAGGTGTGGCCTCACCTGCCGCAGGCTCCTACATCATGGCTGCTG gcagcggcggcgcgtgcGGGACACCCGGTGAAGGGTTTGAGGGGACGGTGGGAGGCTTcatccagcagcaccaggcccaactggccctgcagcagcagagccagctgcagcagctgcagcagctgcagcagctgcaccactaccagcagcagcagcttctgcagtaccaacagcagcaacag TCTATGGAGCACAGGCTACACAGTGCTTCCCATTCCCTTCAGGCCACTCCCAACAGCACCATCCACAGCCTGGGACCTCCCACCCACCCGCGGCTCGCTGACCTGTGGGGAGCGGCGCAGGTCGAGGCTCACCAG GTGGAGATCGTGGGCCAGCTGGCTGGACAGATGGCTGACATGGTCGTAGGGGTGGTGGAGACAGTCGGggaggaaccagaacctgagggaatccctgagcagcatgaagatgaagacgaggagcTGACAAAG GTGGAAGAGGTGACACTAACCTTGGAGCCAGAGCCGTGCTCCTTGACGCCGTCCCCCCTGAGGGAGGACGCCTCCACCAGAGGCTCCAGCCCTGGAATCCCAACACAGAGCGTGGAATGTGCTGCGGAGAGGACGCCGTTCGACGTTGTGCCCTGCGTCGTCCAGTCGATGGAGGAGAGGGACGAGGCGGCCGAGGAGGGAGCCGTCGTTGTGGTTGCGACCAACTGA
- the LOC114866125 gene encoding uncharacterized protein LOC114866125 isoform X1, with protein sequence MGCIGSRTITADAVPVRKDGDQHGRAEFSWEGINLSMEDTTSILPRLKRKSTNAYGIGALAKSSLSGVSGVTRSMKDKVTKPTAMAQGRVAHMIEWQSWGKPSAGPLGGAGHTNLQREKERRLENDAYSDLSDGEKEARFAAGIMQQFAISEATLFGWNSLDGESMGAGSNQGSVAHLSEVNQESITSRDQMLHSSADVWPHTYVSQGLYCLSSSDAWDPITSQPSGVASPAAGSYIMAAGGSGGACGTPGEGFEGTVGGFIQQHQAQLALQQQSQLQQLQQLQQLHHYQQQQLLQYQQQQQSMEHRLHSASHSLQATPNSTIHSLGPPTHPRLADLWGAAQVEAHQVEIVGQLAGQMADMVVGVVETVGEEPEPEGIPEQHEDEDEELTKVEEVTLTLEPEPCSLTPSPLREDASTRGSSPGIPTQSVECAAERTPFDVVPCVVQSMEERDEAAEEGAVVVVATN encoded by the exons ATGGGCTGCATCGGATCCCGCACGATCA CAGCGGATGCGGTGCCGGTACGGAAAGATGGAGATCAG CATGGTCGTGCCGAGTTTTCCTGGGAAGGAATCAAT TTGTCCATGGAGGACACTACTTCCATTCTGCCTCGTCTCAAGAGGAAGTCCACCAACGCCTATGGGATCGGTGCCTTGGCTAAGTCCTCTCTGTCAGGTgtgtcag GTGTGACGCGATCCATGAAAGACAAGGTGACCAAGCCCACAGCCATGGCCCAGGGGCGCGTGGCTCACATGATAGAGTGGCAGAGCTGGGGCAAACCGTCGGCCGGGCCGCTGGGCGGAGCCGGACACACCAacctgcagagggagaaagagaggaggctggagaacGACGCCTACAGCGACCTGAGCGACGGGGAGAAGGAGGCTCGCTTCGCTGCAG GCATCATGCAGCAATTCGCCATCTCTGAAGCCACTCTGTTCGGCTGGAACTCGTTGGACGGGGAGAGCATGGGAGCCGGCTCCAACCAAGGCAGCGTCGCTCACCTCAGTGAGGTCAACCAGGAAAGCATCACCAGCAGAG ACCAGATGCTCCACTCCTCTGCAGACGTCTGGCCCCACACCTACGTCTCCCAAGGCCTGTACTGCTTGTCGTCCTCCGACGCCTGGGACCCCATCACCAGCCAGCCTTCAGGTGTGGCCTCACCTGCCGCAGGCTCCTACATCATGGCTGCTG gaggcagcggcggcgcgtgcGGGACACCCGGTGAAGGGTTTGAGGGGACGGTGGGAGGCTTcatccagcagcaccaggcccaactggccctgcagcagcagagccagctgcagcagctgcagcagctgcagcagctgcaccactaccagcagcagcagcttctgcagtaccaacagcagcaacag TCTATGGAGCACAGGCTACACAGTGCTTCCCATTCCCTTCAGGCCACTCCCAACAGCACCATCCACAGCCTGGGACCTCCCACCCACCCGCGGCTCGCTGACCTGTGGGGAGCGGCGCAGGTCGAGGCTCACCAG GTGGAGATCGTGGGCCAGCTGGCTGGACAGATGGCTGACATGGTCGTAGGGGTGGTGGAGACAGTCGGggaggaaccagaacctgagggaatccctgagcagcatgaagatgaagacgaggagcTGACAAAG GTGGAAGAGGTGACACTAACCTTGGAGCCAGAGCCGTGCTCCTTGACGCCGTCCCCCCTGAGGGAGGACGCCTCCACCAGAGGCTCCAGCCCTGGAATCCCAACACAGAGCGTGGAATGTGCTGCGGAGAGGACGCCGTTCGACGTTGTGCCCTGCGTCGTCCAGTCGATGGAGGAGAGGGACGAGGCGGCCGAGGAGGGAGCCGTCGTTGTGGTTGCGACCAACTGA
- the LOC114866125 gene encoding uncharacterized protein LOC114866125 isoform X4, with protein MGCIGSRTITADAVPVRKDGDQLSMEDTTSILPRLKRKSTNAYGIGALAKSSLSGVSGVTRSMKDKVTKPTAMAQGRVAHMIEWQSWGKPSAGPLGGAGHTNLQREKERRLENDAYSDLSDGEKEARFAAGIMQQFAISEATLFGWNSLDGESMGAGSNQGSVAHLSEVNQESITSRDQMLHSSADVWPHTYVSQGLYCLSSSDAWDPITSQPSGVASPAAGSYIMAAGGSGGACGTPGEGFEGTVGGFIQQHQAQLALQQQSQLQQLQQLQQLHHYQQQQLLQYQQQQQSMEHRLHSASHSLQATPNSTIHSLGPPTHPRLADLWGAAQVEAHQVEIVGQLAGQMADMVVGVVETVGEEPEPEGIPEQHEDEDEELTKVEEVTLTLEPEPCSLTPSPLREDASTRGSSPGIPTQSVECAAERTPFDVVPCVVQSMEERDEAAEEGAVVVVATN; from the exons ATGGGCTGCATCGGATCCCGCACGATCA CAGCGGATGCGGTGCCGGTACGGAAAGATGGAGATCAG TTGTCCATGGAGGACACTACTTCCATTCTGCCTCGTCTCAAGAGGAAGTCCACCAACGCCTATGGGATCGGTGCCTTGGCTAAGTCCTCTCTGTCAGGTgtgtcag GTGTGACGCGATCCATGAAAGACAAGGTGACCAAGCCCACAGCCATGGCCCAGGGGCGCGTGGCTCACATGATAGAGTGGCAGAGCTGGGGCAAACCGTCGGCCGGGCCGCTGGGCGGAGCCGGACACACCAacctgcagagggagaaagagaggaggctggagaacGACGCCTACAGCGACCTGAGCGACGGGGAGAAGGAGGCTCGCTTCGCTGCAG GCATCATGCAGCAATTCGCCATCTCTGAAGCCACTCTGTTCGGCTGGAACTCGTTGGACGGGGAGAGCATGGGAGCCGGCTCCAACCAAGGCAGCGTCGCTCACCTCAGTGAGGTCAACCAGGAAAGCATCACCAGCAGAG ACCAGATGCTCCACTCCTCTGCAGACGTCTGGCCCCACACCTACGTCTCCCAAGGCCTGTACTGCTTGTCGTCCTCCGACGCCTGGGACCCCATCACCAGCCAGCCTTCAGGTGTGGCCTCACCTGCCGCAGGCTCCTACATCATGGCTGCTG gaggcagcggcggcgcgtgcGGGACACCCGGTGAAGGGTTTGAGGGGACGGTGGGAGGCTTcatccagcagcaccaggcccaactggccctgcagcagcagagccagctgcagcagctgcagcagctgcagcagctgcaccactaccagcagcagcagcttctgcagtaccaacagcagcaacag TCTATGGAGCACAGGCTACACAGTGCTTCCCATTCCCTTCAGGCCACTCCCAACAGCACCATCCACAGCCTGGGACCTCCCACCCACCCGCGGCTCGCTGACCTGTGGGGAGCGGCGCAGGTCGAGGCTCACCAG GTGGAGATCGTGGGCCAGCTGGCTGGACAGATGGCTGACATGGTCGTAGGGGTGGTGGAGACAGTCGGggaggaaccagaacctgagggaatccctgagcagcatgaagatgaagacgaggagcTGACAAAG GTGGAAGAGGTGACACTAACCTTGGAGCCAGAGCCGTGCTCCTTGACGCCGTCCCCCCTGAGGGAGGACGCCTCCACCAGAGGCTCCAGCCCTGGAATCCCAACACAGAGCGTGGAATGTGCTGCGGAGAGGACGCCGTTCGACGTTGTGCCCTGCGTCGTCCAGTCGATGGAGGAGAGGGACGAGGCGGCCGAGGAGGGAGCCGTCGTTGTGGTTGCGACCAACTGA
- the LOC114866125 gene encoding uncharacterized protein LOC114866125 isoform X3, whose protein sequence is MGCIGSRTITADAVPVRKDGDQHGRAEFSWEGINLSMEDTTSILPRLKRKSTNAYGIGALAKSSLSGVTRSMKDKVTKPTAMAQGRVAHMIEWQSWGKPSAGPLGGAGHTNLQREKERRLENDAYSDLSDGEKEARFAAGIMQQFAISEATLFGWNSLDGESMGAGSNQGSVAHLSEVNQESITSRDQMLHSSADVWPHTYVSQGLYCLSSSDAWDPITSQPSGVASPAAGSYIMAAGGSGGACGTPGEGFEGTVGGFIQQHQAQLALQQQSQLQQLQQLQQLHHYQQQQLLQYQQQQQSMEHRLHSASHSLQATPNSTIHSLGPPTHPRLADLWGAAQVEAHQVEIVGQLAGQMADMVVGVVETVGEEPEPEGIPEQHEDEDEELTKVEEVTLTLEPEPCSLTPSPLREDASTRGSSPGIPTQSVECAAERTPFDVVPCVVQSMEERDEAAEEGAVVVVATN, encoded by the exons ATGGGCTGCATCGGATCCCGCACGATCA CAGCGGATGCGGTGCCGGTACGGAAAGATGGAGATCAG CATGGTCGTGCCGAGTTTTCCTGGGAAGGAATCAAT TTGTCCATGGAGGACACTACTTCCATTCTGCCTCGTCTCAAGAGGAAGTCCACCAACGCCTATGGGATCGGTGCCTTGGCTAAGTCCTCTCTGTCAG GTGTGACGCGATCCATGAAAGACAAGGTGACCAAGCCCACAGCCATGGCCCAGGGGCGCGTGGCTCACATGATAGAGTGGCAGAGCTGGGGCAAACCGTCGGCCGGGCCGCTGGGCGGAGCCGGACACACCAacctgcagagggagaaagagaggaggctggagaacGACGCCTACAGCGACCTGAGCGACGGGGAGAAGGAGGCTCGCTTCGCTGCAG GCATCATGCAGCAATTCGCCATCTCTGAAGCCACTCTGTTCGGCTGGAACTCGTTGGACGGGGAGAGCATGGGAGCCGGCTCCAACCAAGGCAGCGTCGCTCACCTCAGTGAGGTCAACCAGGAAAGCATCACCAGCAGAG ACCAGATGCTCCACTCCTCTGCAGACGTCTGGCCCCACACCTACGTCTCCCAAGGCCTGTACTGCTTGTCGTCCTCCGACGCCTGGGACCCCATCACCAGCCAGCCTTCAGGTGTGGCCTCACCTGCCGCAGGCTCCTACATCATGGCTGCTG gaggcagcggcggcgcgtgcGGGACACCCGGTGAAGGGTTTGAGGGGACGGTGGGAGGCTTcatccagcagcaccaggcccaactggccctgcagcagcagagccagctgcagcagctgcagcagctgcagcagctgcaccactaccagcagcagcagcttctgcagtaccaacagcagcaacag TCTATGGAGCACAGGCTACACAGTGCTTCCCATTCCCTTCAGGCCACTCCCAACAGCACCATCCACAGCCTGGGACCTCCCACCCACCCGCGGCTCGCTGACCTGTGGGGAGCGGCGCAGGTCGAGGCTCACCAG GTGGAGATCGTGGGCCAGCTGGCTGGACAGATGGCTGACATGGTCGTAGGGGTGGTGGAGACAGTCGGggaggaaccagaacctgagggaatccctgagcagcatgaagatgaagacgaggagcTGACAAAG GTGGAAGAGGTGACACTAACCTTGGAGCCAGAGCCGTGCTCCTTGACGCCGTCCCCCCTGAGGGAGGACGCCTCCACCAGAGGCTCCAGCCCTGGAATCCCAACACAGAGCGTGGAATGTGCTGCGGAGAGGACGCCGTTCGACGTTGTGCCCTGCGTCGTCCAGTCGATGGAGGAGAGGGACGAGGCGGCCGAGGAGGGAGCCGTCGTTGTGGTTGCGACCAACTGA